One Flagellimonas sp. CMM7 genomic region harbors:
- a CDS encoding class I SAM-dependent methyltransferase codes for MKIASAKKIKQPWPTKAVMEQIYEAKLWGGNGSDFYSGNGSHLPELVNPYVDVLQSFLKSFENPLTVCDLGCGDFNIGAALAGDAKKYIAVDIVEHLINFNTKKFQSPNLEFRCLDIAKDKLPAADCAILRQVLQHLSNSEIRNIVDKLYNFKYVILTEHLPQGDFSPNTDIISGQGIRLKKQSGVDICKAPFHLNAKEAKQLLSLKSPDHNGRLVTTLFKMF; via the coding sequence ATGAAAATAGCTTCAGCCAAGAAAATTAAGCAACCATGGCCCACTAAAGCGGTTATGGAACAAATTTATGAGGCTAAGCTTTGGGGAGGCAATGGTTCTGATTTTTATTCAGGGAATGGATCGCATCTTCCTGAATTGGTCAACCCGTATGTCGATGTCTTGCAATCGTTTTTAAAATCTTTTGAAAATCCATTAACAGTTTGTGATTTAGGTTGTGGAGATTTCAATATTGGCGCAGCATTGGCTGGAGACGCCAAAAAATACATTGCGGTGGATATTGTTGAACATCTGATCAACTTTAACACGAAGAAATTCCAAAGTCCAAATTTGGAATTCCGTTGTTTGGATATAGCGAAGGATAAATTACCAGCAGCGGATTGTGCCATTTTAAGGCAAGTGCTGCAACATTTATCGAATTCGGAAATCAGAAATATTGTGGACAAACTCTATAACTTTAAATATGTGATTTTAACGGAGCATTTGCCTCAAGGTGATTTCTCTCCCAATACCGATATCATTTCGGGTCAGGGAATTCGATTGAAAAAACAAAGTGGCGTGGATATATGTAAAGCCCCATTCCATTTAAATGCAAAGGAAGCAAAACAGCTGTTGTCCCTTAAATCACCAGATCATAATGGAAGATTGGTAACAACCTTGTTTAAAATGTTTTGA
- a CDS encoding CocE/NonD family hydrolase codes for MKSTVQFTFLSICLLLAVVSCKKTVKQDAVEQEDTYVADNYTKQEVDIEMRDGVTLHTTIYSPKDVSKEYPILMQRTPYSSRPYGEGNFRKQIGPNIHLMKEGNIIVYQDVRGRWLSEGHYENMRAYIPNKTSNEQVDESTDTYDTIEWLINNAENNNGKVGVWGISYPGYYATYATIDAHPALKASSPQACIGDFFFDDFHHNGAYLLSYFRVTSLFGTPRPNNDQPIDTAWYSFPDIQTEDQYQFFLDAGPLKNLNSFFEYETVDTPTMRPEGVTDDYFWNELKEHPNYDELWQSRGLIQHLDKSKSHVATMIVGGWFDAEDLYGPLETYKNIEKHTDGYNTMVFGPWDHGRWARRNGRSLVGNYYFGDSISEFYQEKIETKFFNHFLKGEGDKNSGLPEAYVFDSGRKEWKEYDSWPPKGIEKQTMFLSENQELTSEQNDVSGIKFISDVKKPVPYSEDIKSVLTPRKYMTDDQRFAARRSDVLVFETDMMEEDLTLAGDILAKLKVATTGTASDWIVKIIDVHPANTETNEEMQDHLKMSNYHLMIRSEVLRGRFRNSFSNPEPFTPNKKTDVTIKLQDVFHTIKKGHKLQIQVQSTWFPLIDLNPQTYVENIFKADAEDFKTQTHTVFTDSNIEFSILK; via the coding sequence ATGAAAAGTACCGTTCAATTTACATTTTTAAGTATTTGTCTTCTGTTAGCAGTTGTTAGTTGTAAAAAAACCGTTAAACAAGATGCTGTTGAACAAGAGGATACATATGTGGCTGATAATTATACGAAGCAGGAAGTTGATATTGAGATGCGTGATGGTGTTACTTTACATACTACTATATATTCTCCAAAGGATGTCTCTAAAGAATACCCCATATTGATGCAACGAACTCCTTACAGCTCAAGACCATACGGTGAAGGGAATTTTAGAAAACAAATTGGGCCCAACATTCACTTAATGAAAGAAGGAAATATTATTGTGTATCAAGATGTGCGAGGTAGGTGGTTGAGCGAAGGGCATTACGAAAATATGCGTGCCTATATTCCAAATAAAACTTCCAATGAGCAAGTAGATGAAAGCACGGATACCTATGATACCATTGAGTGGTTGATAAATAATGCTGAAAACAACAATGGTAAGGTGGGTGTTTGGGGAATTTCTTACCCTGGCTACTACGCAACCTATGCCACTATTGATGCACATCCTGCGTTGAAGGCATCTTCTCCCCAAGCGTGTATTGGCGATTTCTTTTTTGATGATTTTCACCATAACGGGGCATATCTATTGAGCTATTTTAGAGTAACATCACTTTTTGGTACGCCACGGCCAAATAATGACCAGCCCATTGACACCGCTTGGTATTCTTTTCCAGACATACAAACAGAGGATCAATATCAATTCTTTTTGGATGCTGGCCCTTTAAAAAACCTCAACTCATTTTTTGAGTACGAAACTGTTGATACACCTACTATGCGACCAGAAGGAGTAACAGACGATTATTTTTGGAATGAACTAAAAGAGCACCCCAATTACGATGAGCTATGGCAGAGTCGTGGGTTGATTCAACATTTGGATAAATCCAAATCACACGTGGCTACAATGATTGTTGGAGGCTGGTTTGATGCAGAAGATTTATATGGTCCTTTAGAAACTTATAAGAATATTGAAAAACATACTGATGGGTACAACACTATGGTCTTTGGTCCTTGGGACCATGGGCGCTGGGCAAGACGTAATGGAAGAAGTTTGGTTGGCAACTACTATTTTGGTGATTCCATATCAGAATTTTACCAAGAAAAGATTGAAACGAAATTCTTTAATCATTTTCTAAAAGGAGAAGGGGACAAAAATAGTGGACTTCCTGAAGCCTATGTTTTTGATTCAGGACGCAAAGAATGGAAAGAATATGATTCTTGGCCACCAAAAGGCATTGAAAAGCAAACTATGTTTCTTTCAGAAAATCAGGAGTTAACCAGTGAGCAAAACGACGTTTCGGGAATCAAGTTTATAAGTGATGTCAAAAAACCGGTTCCCTATTCCGAAGATATTAAATCCGTACTTACACCAAGAAAATATATGACAGATGATCAGCGTTTTGCTGCCCGTCGCTCAGATGTTCTTGTTTTTGAAACCGATATGATGGAAGAAGATTTAACCTTGGCAGGCGATATTTTGGCAAAGCTAAAAGTAGCTACTACTGGGACTGCTTCAGATTGGATTGTAAAGATTATCGATGTACATCCTGCAAATACAGAAACCAATGAAGAAATGCAGGATCATCTTAAAATGAGCAATTACCATTTAATGATTCGAAGTGAGGTGCTGCGCGGACGATTTAGAAACAGTTTTTCAAACCCGGAGCCATTCACTCCAAATAAAAAGACCGATGTCACCATTAAATTGCAAGATGTTTTTCATACCATTAAGAAAGGCCACAAGCTTCAGATACAGGTACAAAGCACTTGGTTTCCATTAATAGATTTAAATCCGCAAACCTACGTTGAAAATATATTCAAAGCGGATGCAGAAGATTTTAAAACACAGACCCATACGGTCTTTACGGACTCCAATATTGAGTTTTCAATTTTAAAATGA
- a CDS encoding deoxynucleoside kinase encodes MHIAVAGNIGAGKTTLTNLLAKHYKWEAHFEDVVDNPYLDDFYTQMERWSFNLQIYFLNSRYRQILKIREGGKKVIQDRTIYEDAHIFAPNLHAMGLMTNRDFENYSSLFDLMETLVQPPDLLIYLRSSIPNLVNQIHKRGRDYENSISIDYLSRLNERYEAWVNTYEKGKLLIIDVDNINFVDEPEDLGTVINKIDAEIHGLF; translated from the coding sequence ATGCACATTGCGGTAGCCGGAAACATTGGAGCAGGAAAAACTACATTAACTAATTTATTAGCAAAGCATTATAAATGGGAAGCCCATTTTGAAGATGTAGTGGACAATCCATATTTGGATGATTTCTATACGCAAATGGAGCGTTGGAGTTTTAACCTTCAGATATACTTTTTAAACAGTCGTTACCGTCAGATTTTAAAAATTCGTGAAGGGGGCAAAAAAGTTATTCAAGACCGAACCATTTATGAAGATGCCCATATTTTTGCACCCAATCTTCATGCAATGGGGTTAATGACCAATCGCGATTTTGAAAATTACTCCAGTCTTTTTGACTTAATGGAAACGTTGGTTCAACCGCCTGATCTTCTCATCTATTTACGCAGCTCCATTCCTAATTTGGTAAATCAAATCCACAAACGCGGGCGGGATTATGAAAACAGTATCTCCATAGATTATTTAAGTAGATTGAATGAACGCTACGAGGCTTGGGTAAACACCTATGAAAAAGGCAAACTTCTTATTATCGATGTGGACAACATCAATTTCGTTGATGAACCTGAAGATTTGGGTACTGTAATCAATAAAATTGATGCTGAAATTCATGGGTTGTTTTGA
- the metK gene encoding methionine adenosyltransferase produces MPYLFTSESVSEGHPDKIADQISDALLDNFLAFDPESKVACETLVTTGQVVLAGEVKSHTYLDVQNIARGVINNIGYTKGEYQFSGDSCGVISLIHEQSQDINQGVDRGKKEEQGAGDQGMMFGYATKETENYMPLALDISHKILQVLAELRREGTQISYLRPDAKAQVTIEYSDDNVPQRIDTIVVSTQHDDFDSDDQMLSRIKEDIISVLIPKVVDKLPKSIQALFDDQINYHINPTGKFVIGGPHGDTGLTGRKIIVDTYGGKGAHGGGAFSGKDPSKVDRSAAYAARHVAKNLVAAGVADEILVQVSYAIGVVEPTSIFVDTYGTSNIGLSDGEIAEKASELFDMRPFAIEERLKLRNPIYLETAAYGHMGKQPQTLTKVFESPYNGKIEKDVELFTWEKLDMVEAVKTAFGL; encoded by the coding sequence ATGCCATATCTGTTTACATCAGAATCTGTTAGTGAAGGACACCCAGATAAAATAGCGGATCAAATTAGTGATGCACTTTTGGATAATTTTTTGGCTTTTGACCCTGAAAGCAAAGTAGCCTGCGAAACTTTGGTCACCACTGGTCAAGTAGTATTGGCCGGGGAGGTTAAAAGCCACACGTATTTAGATGTTCAAAATATTGCCCGTGGGGTTATCAATAACATTGGATATACCAAAGGAGAATATCAATTTAGTGGAGATTCTTGTGGAGTGATTTCTTTAATTCATGAGCAGTCACAAGACATAAATCAAGGGGTTGATAGAGGGAAAAAGGAAGAACAAGGCGCTGGAGATCAAGGGATGATGTTCGGTTATGCGACCAAGGAGACTGAAAATTACATGCCTTTGGCATTAGATATATCTCATAAGATTCTTCAAGTATTGGCAGAACTTAGAAGAGAGGGCACTCAAATAAGTTATTTAAGACCAGATGCAAAAGCACAGGTAACTATTGAGTATTCTGATGATAACGTGCCCCAGCGTATAGATACGATTGTGGTTTCCACGCAACATGATGATTTCGATTCGGATGATCAAATGCTATCAAGAATCAAAGAAGATATTATCTCTGTTCTTATTCCAAAGGTTGTGGATAAACTCCCGAAAAGCATTCAAGCTCTTTTTGATGACCAAATCAACTATCACATAAACCCAACTGGAAAATTTGTGATTGGTGGACCACATGGAGATACAGGTCTTACCGGGCGTAAAATAATTGTGGATACTTATGGGGGGAAAGGAGCCCATGGAGGTGGTGCTTTTAGTGGAAAAGACCCGAGTAAAGTGGATAGGAGTGCAGCGTATGCTGCAAGGCATGTGGCAAAGAATTTAGTTGCTGCTGGTGTAGCTGATGAAATTCTAGTGCAGGTGAGTTACGCAATAGGAGTGGTAGAGCCCACCTCAATTTTTGTGGACACTTATGGTACATCCAATATTGGTTTGTCAGATGGTGAAATAGCTGAAAAAGCTTCGGAGTTGTTTGATATGAGACCATTTGCAATAGAAGAACGTTTAAAACTTAGAAATCCTATCTATCTAGAGACAGCCGCTTATGGCCACATGGGAAAACAACCCCAAACCCTTACTAAAGTTTTTGAATCGCCATATAATGGAAAGATTGAAAAGGACGTGGAGTTGTTTACGTGGGAGAAACTGGATATGGTCGAAGCGGTAAAAACCGCATTTGGTTTATAA
- a CDS encoding amidohydrolase family protein yields MTEKGIDVGLIAKTDRPKGSIAFTNARIITMENDEVLENATIIIKNNKIEAIGASSEISVPANATVLDVNGKTIMPGIVDAHAHIGAFRAGLNTKKHWQLYANLAYGVTTAHDPSANSETVFGLSELVKSGEMVGPRIYSTGFILYGADGDFKAVINNLEDARSAIRRTKAFGATSVKSYNQPRREQRQQVMQAAKELGVNVVPEGGSTFFTNMTMIMDGHTGVEHNIPVAPVYKDIVTLWSNSNSGYTPTLIVNYGGMNGEYFYYERDNVWENEKLLKYTPRHIIDSRSRHRTKVPQEEYKNGHILVSETVTKLSNAGVKTNLGAHGQLQGLGAHWELWMLKAGGMSNMEALKAATINGAEYIGMGDEIGSLKVGKLADLIVLDENPLENIENTNSVRYTIINGRLYDTDTMNEIGNEAKERGKFYWENNKYNQAFPWHEQTQSFSIPGCSCYALKH; encoded by the coding sequence ATGACCGAGAAAGGGATTGATGTTGGTTTAATTGCCAAAACTGATAGACCCAAAGGCAGCATTGCTTTTACCAATGCCAGGATTATCACCATGGAAAATGATGAGGTTTTAGAAAATGCAACTATCATAATTAAGAATAACAAAATTGAAGCAATCGGTGCCTCATCAGAAATTTCTGTACCTGCCAACGCAACGGTATTAGATGTGAATGGGAAAACCATTATGCCCGGCATTGTGGATGCCCATGCCCATATTGGTGCTTTTAGAGCTGGCCTGAATACCAAAAAACATTGGCAATTATATGCCAATCTTGCCTATGGCGTGACGACTGCCCATGATCCATCCGCAAATAGCGAAACCGTCTTTGGGTTGTCTGAACTTGTAAAAAGCGGAGAGATGGTGGGCCCTCGTATTTATTCCACTGGCTTTATCCTCTACGGTGCGGATGGTGATTTTAAAGCGGTTATCAATAACTTGGAAGATGCTCGTTCTGCGATTAGAAGAACAAAAGCATTTGGGGCCACCTCCGTTAAAAGTTATAACCAACCACGCAGAGAACAGAGACAACAGGTTATGCAAGCAGCCAAAGAGCTAGGAGTAAATGTTGTTCCTGAGGGCGGTTCTACATTTTTCACCAACATGACCATGATTATGGATGGTCATACGGGAGTAGAACATAACATTCCCGTGGCGCCTGTATATAAAGATATTGTTACGTTATGGAGCAATAGCAATAGTGGTTATACACCTACTCTTATTGTAAATTATGGTGGAATGAATGGCGAATATTTCTATTATGAACGAGATAATGTTTGGGAAAATGAAAAACTATTGAAATACACTCCTAGACACATTATTGATTCACGCAGTCGTCATAGAACCAAAGTTCCACAGGAAGAATATAAAAACGGCCACATTTTAGTTTCTGAAACCGTAACCAAACTTTCAAATGCTGGTGTAAAAACAAATTTAGGCGCACATGGGCAATTGCAAGGCCTTGGGGCACATTGGGAACTTTGGATGTTAAAAGCTGGTGGTATGTCCAACATGGAAGCCTTAAAAGCTGCCACTATAAACGGTGCAGAATATATTGGAATGGGTGATGAAATAGGCTCTTTAAAAGTTGGTAAACTTGCAGACTTGATTGTTTTAGATGAAAATCCTTTGGAAAATATTGAAAACACCAATTCGGTCCGCTACACCATAATCAATGGACGATTATATGATACGGACACCATGAACGAAATTGGAAACGAAGCAAAAGAACGTGGTAAATTCTATTGGGAAAACAATAAGTACAACCAAGCATTTCCTTGGCATGAACAAACCCAAAGTTTTAGCATTCCTGGTTGCAGTTGCTATGCTTTAAAACATTGA
- a CDS encoding O-acetylhomoserine aminocarboxypropyltransferase/cysteine synthase family protein: MSDQKFSTNALHAGHDTTQTGGTRAVPIYQTTSYVFNDTEHAANLFSLAELGFIYTRLNNPTNQILQERLAAIEGGVGAVVFASGTAAISTGLLTLLKAGDHIVASSSLYGGTFNLLNVTLPRLGITTTFVDASDPSTFKDAVQENTRAFFVESLGNPKLDVLDLKAISKEAKAAKVPFIVDNTVATPGLLNPIEHGANLVIHSLTKYIGGQGNSLGGAIIDAGTFDWANGNFPEFTEPSAGYHGLVYSEALGAAAFTFKLILEGLRDFGGALSPFNAFQIIQGLETLPVRIKQHSENALALAEWLQGREEVAWVNYPGLKGNKYYELAKEYLPKGQSGLVTFGVKGGFEAAKKLTDATKIFSLLANIGDTKSLIIHPASTTHQQLTEEQQSDAGVSQDLIRLSVGLEDLSDLKADLVQAFTAIG; this comes from the coding sequence ATGAGTGATCAAAAATTTTCAACCAATGCCTTGCATGCAGGACATGACACCACGCAAACCGGTGGCACCAGGGCAGTACCTATTTACCAAACAACATCTTATGTGTTTAACGACACGGAACATGCTGCCAATCTATTTTCATTGGCGGAACTTGGGTTTATTTATACACGTTTAAATAACCCTACCAATCAAATACTTCAAGAAAGGCTTGCTGCTATAGAAGGTGGAGTGGGAGCTGTAGTTTTTGCTTCTGGTACAGCCGCCATTTCCACGGGATTGTTGACGTTGTTAAAGGCTGGTGATCATATCGTGGCTTCCAGCAGTTTATATGGAGGTACATTTAATTTGCTAAACGTAACCTTACCTCGATTGGGTATTACTACCACGTTTGTAGATGCCTCTGATCCTTCTACTTTCAAAGATGCAGTGCAAGAAAATACCAGAGCGTTTTTCGTTGAATCCTTGGGCAATCCAAAATTGGATGTGTTGGATTTAAAAGCGATTTCTAAGGAGGCGAAAGCTGCTAAAGTGCCATTTATTGTTGATAACACCGTGGCAACTCCAGGACTATTAAATCCTATTGAACATGGTGCAAATCTTGTGATTCATTCATTGACCAAGTATATTGGAGGACAAGGTAACTCTTTGGGTGGTGCCATTATAGATGCCGGAACCTTTGATTGGGCCAATGGTAATTTTCCTGAATTTACAGAACCATCTGCCGGGTACCATGGTTTGGTTTATAGTGAGGCATTAGGCGCAGCTGCCTTTACGTTTAAATTGATTTTGGAAGGTTTGCGTGATTTTGGTGGCGCTTTAAGTCCCTTTAATGCTTTTCAAATTATTCAAGGCCTGGAAACTTTGCCTGTAAGAATCAAGCAGCATAGTGAAAATGCTTTGGCTTTGGCAGAATGGTTACAAGGTAGAGAAGAAGTAGCTTGGGTAAACTACCCAGGACTAAAAGGGAACAAATACTATGAGCTGGCAAAAGAATACTTGCCAAAAGGACAAAGTGGATTAGTGACCTTTGGGGTGAAAGGAGGTTTTGAAGCTGCAAAAAAGTTGACTGATGCAACCAAGATATTCTCCTTATTGGCAAATATTGGTGATACCAAATCTTTAATTATTCATCCAGCAAGTACAACGCATCAGCAATTGACAGAAGAACAACAATCCGATGCAGGGGTATCTCAAGACTTGATTAGATTATCAGTCGGGCTGGAAGATTTATCTGATTTAAAGGCTGATTTGGTGCAGGCTTTCACAGCTATAGGTTAA
- the thrA gene encoding bifunctional aspartate kinase/homoserine dehydrogenase I: MLQHLKIQNYNTLSEVVQDLQLSYQVFGRELHTAPIVLVNHALTGNSNVTGEEGWWSDLIGKDKCINTDTYTILAFNIPGNGYDGFVIDNYKDFVAGDIARIFLLGLKQLKIEKLYAIIGGSLGGGVAWEMTVLNPKITEHLIPVASDWKSTDWLIANCQIQEQFLVNSKQPVHDARMHAMLCYRTPESFKERFKRSTNEELQVFNVESWLMHHGEKLQGRFQLSAYKLMNQLLKTIDVTRNGDNAFDLIEQSDTKIHIVGVNSDLFFTAEENKETFRHLAQANANVTYGEIQSLHGHDAFLIEFEQLEKLLEPVFQKNGKTDGIKILKFGGKSLANGEGIENVLNIISKKAKERENFAVVLSARDKATDQLESMLKKASKGKDFSEDLNVFSSYQKGNTSKIDIKEELQQIEKLLKGVSLTGDYSLKTKDELLSYGELLSGKVVSSLLEKSGIKAQLIDSRALIKTDDTFNNAEVDEAISKENVIRCFKELDSDVVPIITGFIASNREGETTTLGRNGSNYSAALLANFLDAEELVNYTHVDGIFTANPDLVSDAKLIDVISYAEANELANFGANILHAKTIIPLIEKNIPLRILNTFNSDNGGTLVGPKTDNGGIKSLSVIEDVALVNLEGRGLLGKVGIDARIFKALGQNNINVGIISQGSSERGIGLVVESKKAQKAKRVLDLEFETDYSSYDINQITLMEDVSVISIVGMDLSTFHKPFNALVKNQITPLLFNNTVSGKNVSLVVKKADLHKAINVVHGQIFGIAKKINLAIFGHGNVGGTLIDQILYSEKNIEERKGIDLRVFAVSNSKKVLLNANGITKDWKRDLDTEGKPYQIEDIISFAQANHLENLIAVDNTANEVFVSNYELFITNGFDLVSSNKIANTLGFDYYKSIRNHLEKNQKQYLYETNVGAGLPLIDTIKLLHLSGENITRIKGVFSGSLSYIFNTFSEKEATFSTIVKEAMNKGYTEPDPREDLSGNDVGRKLLILARELDLQNEFTDIEIDNLIPKDLQSVSFEEFMGAISVMDEKFDKIKQDQKDGFVLRYIGDLHGDLQQDKGILEAKLVSVPKESALGQVKGSDSIIEIYTESYGENPLVIQGAGAGAAVTARGVFGDILRIAEKI; this comes from the coding sequence ATGCTTCAGCACTTAAAAATTCAAAACTACAATACACTCAGTGAGGTTGTTCAAGACTTACAATTGTCTTATCAAGTATTTGGTAGGGAATTGCATACTGCACCCATTGTTTTGGTAAATCATGCGCTTACAGGGAATTCCAATGTTACGGGAGAAGAAGGGTGGTGGTCAGATTTAATTGGTAAGGATAAATGTATCAACACAGATACCTATACCATTTTGGCTTTCAATATTCCAGGAAATGGATATGACGGTTTTGTCATTGATAATTACAAGGATTTTGTTGCTGGTGATATTGCACGGATTTTTCTTTTGGGATTGAAGCAACTTAAAATTGAAAAGCTGTATGCAATTATTGGTGGTTCTTTGGGCGGTGGTGTAGCATGGGAAATGACTGTACTGAATCCAAAAATTACAGAGCATTTAATTCCTGTTGCTTCTGATTGGAAGTCTACAGATTGGTTGATAGCGAATTGCCAAATTCAGGAACAATTTTTAGTGAATTCCAAGCAACCTGTTCATGATGCTCGTATGCACGCTATGCTTTGTTATCGTACTCCGGAATCTTTTAAGGAACGCTTTAAAAGAAGCACCAATGAAGAACTCCAGGTTTTCAATGTGGAAAGTTGGTTGATGCATCATGGTGAAAAACTTCAGGGACGATTTCAACTTTCGGCATATAAACTAATGAATCAGTTGTTGAAGACCATTGATGTTACCAGAAATGGGGATAATGCTTTTGACTTGATTGAACAAAGTGACACAAAAATTCATATTGTTGGTGTTAACTCGGATTTGTTTTTTACTGCAGAAGAAAACAAGGAAACTTTTAGGCATTTGGCTCAGGCCAATGCAAACGTAACATATGGCGAGATACAATCTTTGCATGGGCATGATGCTTTTTTAATTGAATTTGAACAATTGGAAAAGCTTTTGGAACCAGTTTTTCAAAAAAACGGAAAAACAGATGGCATAAAAATCCTGAAGTTTGGAGGTAAATCCTTGGCCAATGGAGAAGGGATTGAAAATGTTCTGAATATCATTTCAAAAAAAGCAAAAGAAAGGGAGAATTTTGCGGTAGTACTTTCAGCTAGAGATAAAGCAACGGATCAATTGGAATCAATGCTTAAAAAAGCATCAAAAGGAAAGGATTTCAGTGAAGACTTAAATGTTTTTTCAAGCTATCAAAAAGGCAATACTTCTAAGATTGATATAAAAGAAGAACTTCAGCAAATAGAAAAGCTTTTAAAAGGGGTTTCACTTACTGGGGATTACAGCTTAAAAACTAAGGATGAACTATTATCCTATGGGGAATTGCTTTCAGGAAAAGTTGTAAGCTCGTTATTGGAGAAATCTGGAATCAAAGCACAGCTTATTGATTCCAGAGCATTGATTAAAACAGATGATACATTTAATAATGCTGAGGTTGACGAAGCAATTTCCAAAGAAAATGTAATTCGTTGTTTTAAAGAACTGGATTCAGACGTTGTACCCATTATCACAGGCTTTATAGCATCTAATAGAGAAGGGGAGACTACAACTTTAGGAAGAAATGGTAGTAATTATTCTGCGGCGCTGTTGGCCAATTTTTTAGATGCCGAAGAACTGGTAAACTATACCCATGTGGATGGTATTTTTACGGCCAATCCGGATTTAGTTAGCGATGCCAAGTTGATTGATGTTATTTCTTATGCTGAGGCTAACGAACTTGCAAATTTTGGAGCTAACATTCTACACGCTAAGACAATTATACCACTTATTGAGAAAAATATTCCCTTACGGATTCTTAATACATTCAATAGTGATAATGGAGGAACACTTGTAGGCCCTAAAACTGATAATGGGGGTATAAAATCCTTGTCTGTAATAGAGGATGTTGCGTTGGTTAATCTTGAGGGAAGAGGTCTTTTAGGTAAAGTAGGAATTGACGCCCGTATTTTTAAGGCCTTAGGACAAAACAATATAAATGTTGGGATAATCTCCCAAGGCTCTTCCGAAAGAGGTATTGGGTTAGTAGTAGAATCCAAAAAGGCCCAAAAGGCAAAAAGAGTATTGGATTTGGAATTTGAAACGGATTATAGCTCCTATGATATCAACCAGATTACTTTGATGGAGGATGTATCTGTAATTTCAATTGTAGGTATGGATTTAAGTACGTTTCATAAGCCGTTCAATGCCTTGGTGAAAAACCAAATAACCCCTTTACTTTTTAATAATACAGTTTCAGGAAAGAATGTGAGTTTGGTGGTCAAAAAAGCTGACTTGCATAAGGCAATAAATGTGGTTCATGGTCAAATCTTTGGAATTGCAAAAAAAATCAATCTGGCCATTTTTGGACATGGTAATGTTGGAGGGACCCTTATAGATCAGATTTTATACTCTGAAAAGAATATTGAAGAACGAAAAGGAATAGACCTTAGAGTATTTGCTGTCTCAAACTCAAAGAAAGTATTGCTCAATGCAAATGGGATAACAAAAGATTGGAAAAGAGATTTGGATACGGAAGGAAAACCCTATCAAATTGAGGACATCATATCTTTTGCGCAAGCGAATCATCTGGAAAATTTAATAGCTGTGGACAACACGGCAAATGAAGTTTTTGTATCCAACTACGAACTTTTCATTACAAATGGATTTGATTTGGTTTCATCAAACAAAATTGCCAATACTTTAGGTTTTGATTATTATAAATCAATTAGAAATCATCTTGAAAAAAATCAAAAGCAGTATCTCTATGAAACCAATGTTGGTGCTGGTTTGCCGCTTATAGATACTATAAAATTATTACATCTTTCAGGGGAGAATATCACCCGAATAAAGGGTGTTTTCTCGGGTTCTTTGAGCTATATATTCAATACTTTTTCAGAAAAAGAAGCAACATTTTCAACCATTGTAAAAGAAGCAATGAATAAAGGATATACCGAGCCAGACCCAAGAGAAGACCTTTCAGGTAATGATGTAGGTAGGAAATTATTGATTTTAGCACGTGAATTGGACCTTCAAAATGAGTTTACAGACATTGAAATAGACAACTTAATACCAAAAGATTTGCAGTCCGTCAGTTTTGAAGAGTTCATGGGCGCGATATCTGTAATGGATGAGAAATTCGATAAGATCAAACAAGATCAAAAGGATGGATTTGTATTGCGGTACATTGGAGATTTGCATGGAGACTTGCAACAGGATAAGGGAATACTAGAGGCAAAACTGGTTTCCGTTCCAAAAGAAAGCGCATTAGGGCAGGTTAAGGGCTCAGACTCTATTATTGAAATTTATACCGAATCATATGGGGAAAATCCTTTGGTGATTCAAGGGGCAGGAGCGGGTGCTGCTGTTACCGCAAGAGGAGTTTTTGGAGATATTTTAAGAATAGCAGAAAAAATATAA